DNA sequence from the Malus domestica chromosome 11, GDT2T_hap1 genome:
acacattCAAGGTGTAGTTCtactggtagaccaaaataccgtcaaaacaatgcttcaacttcaagtcaaggcataaatgagttttcgcaagatccttcatcttaaACTCCATTTTCAGGTGCAAggtagttttctcaagctcttctttagtcttagtgagattcatgtcaacgacataaattgtaactctagcaattcagaataagacttcatagtttaacatgcaagggcataattcatccatgactgatcaaataatcacttagacgggtataccacatccgtcaaattgtaagtgaacgcctcaaacaagttaagaaGGTGTTCCGTGGTatagaactatttgaatcagTCCATATAATTCTTcgagaacttacatgtaaatctctatatctatatccccatggagaaaacactaaccacatttcataatgttgctatcaatcacaagacgtttgagagaaaccttgcgtcGACATGCAtcatattgcactatttcattcatctcataacacttcttttcccacttgtaacataaCGTGATTACCTTGGGCAatgtaggaacgacaggtccaataCATACTTTGGTAAAAAATTTGACTtggattgtaactttagttttccaatcagttctacgttgtcattTAATCAACGAaacacggttcgatatcgtcgcttttcatttatgtcggtagctaccatataagtgaaaacatcatcgatggtaaTTTTATTacaattccatttagctcatccaaactagtatactggaccaagaacttcatgTCTCAGGAGTAATCcgaattaatctcatgagatggaaatgatttgagacagcgatcgagtttagattcatttTATGATGtgccttcctcttctagggaagtgatcATACGAACCAAGTGATCTGTCATGCTCtaggccaagacagattgattggttATCCGCCGATGTATCGAACTGTCCAGTAGGGGCGGCACACCCTCCAAGGATGTTGACTCGACTTCcattaagtacgtctatccttgcaggcatgtttgcagctggtatatgatctcgtcactttagctagatcagaggaatgcgtctggagcaacattctgaaatctagaattcatcgcacttaTTTATCATACATGTGCGGTAttgggatcgagatgagacgtAGTGAGCAACGTCCACACAAATTCACGCCATTCTCTAGGAACATTGACATTCGTATCTCCCCCTAATGGTGGGAAGACTATCttattaaagtgacaacccacaaatgagcggtaaagagattgCGTGCAAAGGCTCGAAAAGAGCTAGtgcgaaggagaatcataatcaacaaatattcacatccttcttttaggacccatattggtacgttgcggcagcgcaacttggcacatgaaatgcacacccaaatgcgtaaatacgaaaattGTCAGGTTCGTACCCAATAACCAACTATAACATCATATAGATTGGatggcaatgggcctcaaggcagaccaacataactatatacaagattgcatagccctaggtagaaaccgaaaacttggtatgtttaccaaaatccaagcgatcatttaaattgcgctttatgatcgctaggcgaggctatttggggtgaacatgggaattcgatattcaattataaacccaaaatacatgcaatactttatcaaaaatcgtcgatataaactctccggcattatccagtctcccaGACCTTATAGGATATGtaaggtggtgaacccttaatcgacTAGGgggtttagcagcaatgtgtgtggacaaacatgtgactagtttgtcgattcattaaccaaaaccataagtatttatatggtctgcATTTTGGttagattagtccacatatattcccttgaatccactgtgaaaaaaaaaaaaaaaaaaaaaaaggtggtttcgtatctttgcgaggaatgatatagaaaatcaatttccctaatgaacaggtttggcaaagtgtgcttgtaggcacaagatccttacttcgggtaaggagatgcattgtagcatcattgtttgACCTAAGTATCCTAAATGGTCGTGCTAAatcaagtaaactgctcaatcaccaggCTTCAGGCCGGCCATATGTGGTGTATTCCTAGTTGGGAGACAGCCCATTGGCCCCAAAgcaaagcttcaggctcattttttgAGGTGCTACAAAGAtattcactctattttcttcagtggtttcatttatgatcattgttctctcgaatatccttTAAAACTCAACGACAGGGAAAATTTAAGGTCTCTTAAATGGTGAtgcagtaccattcatacaacgaggagcatgccaatgctcttaatcaagttggatagacctgaagtcgttgttagagatgtgatttaggtgtaaagttagtgtgcgtagtacgcattcatccagacagctaactttcccacattcatacttaatcacgtgtttaattaaATTGGTCACGTATACAAGAAACATAATTCAATTAACTCGTATTGGATGATAATATCATTAAGATTAttcataagtaaaacatacaccaaacttgaatccaagaacaaggaaaaatgttcacaaagtaaatggtttactaaggggattcggccaacaaggccatccatgtcaaaattatgCTCTTCCAACggtgtttggtggagcaaaattagtctcacataatgactactagaatggtactcctcaacaacattggtaggggcatgaacatgtgcataaccaatgatctattccatcaagacgGAAGTATAGTCTGCAAGGTTAAGGTTCAtgaatattatcccttattcttgaagttttaggtcttaggtgtcGAGGATCACGCTTtaggcatgatgccacaccttggcaggccctgattctaccatatgtttgtggtagtaattaGATTCGAGAATTTGGTGAACTTCCGCTTTCTACACTTGTTGCTTCATGAGCGAGCTAAAAATAAGGAAGGACAAGaaaaagtattctccagtcgaaattcgatcggatttataaacttcaaaattgtactcattcatggacgtaatcatggtgtgcatCGAGCaatatctttcatgattagacggtTCATGGTATGAGCCACAGAGCCATAGAATCCTCGTTCAAGGGGTACTTCCATTGGTAATGCTTCGGGCATAAGTCATCAAATGAAGATCATaacggaggcttattcagctcttccatgccattgtcggctacaatggtttctcagcttcttgatagtcaagtggatattcacgtcttgtaccccacataaagtggtttctcttagaaacatccaaatcaggaaaatcgaATTTGTAATGGTTCGACAATCCACTaaattggagggaacaagattgtgattagtGTTATGGGAATgaccataagcatcaaagttagaacattcaagttctaagacatggttttcatgaaaaatgtcaGGTTTTCATgtgtgtattgttttatgaaaacttcaggttcaaaggcactaaatttgaaactacaggttcaattttagTTTATGAATGTTTAGTTCATGAAatagaggttcctgcaagaacacagaatgcaatatataattaagtgtagtggatttgagtttcttcGGGAACTTAAGTGTGAGACCTTCGTTACTACAAaagtatgtcaacggttcaaagtataaaaataaattattgaatcgttaatgtccaataGTGATCTTcatgtcaataattttggattcattatcagattaatggactaaaggtcacttttaattaattcaataaatcgggacCATTCGGGGTCGATTGTAAaagcaaaaataattataacattcgggttaaaattatttaaaatgccaaaaaaaaaagcattgggTCAAAAAAGAATGCTAAATAAAGCATTGGGTCAAAAACCATAGCCCAAAAATTTTGGGTTGGGTGCCATAAGTAGGCAAAGGCCATAAAGGCCTCGGGAGTGGGCTACAGGCCACAGGCCTGGGTGTGAACAAAAAAGGGCAGCCTAAGTTGCTGGTTTTGGCCCAAAGAGCCCAACCAAGAGGCTGGCGTGATTTTAGGCCAAGGAAAGGTGCAGGAACAAGCCCAAAGGCTTGCGGGTTGCGAGTGAAACCCCAGCCGTAACTGGGTTTCGATTTTAGGCACATAAACTAAGCCCAGCCCCATGGGCTAGCTTATGGAAACGCGGGCCGTGTCAAGGCTAAGCCTAGCAGGCACTAATGTAGCTCGGGGCTGCAGGCCCGTGGTAAAAAACTGGACCAGGCACATGGCCTAGTTATCCACAGATGCAGCGAAGCCCAAGGGCTTTGGCAAAGGGTCCAAGACGTCAAACAATGTCGTTCCACATAGCAAtttaattgcgtaatgcatgaaacaaatatatatatattgacaaaatatatatatattgacaaaatatataaacatatacaatatatatatatatatatatatatatatatcgtaaggaaaatataaacaagaggggttcatgcatcatagggagtgttttcatgcttcaaggtcgtttcaaatatcttcctttattttaagcgtaccttattggcagaaaacaacaaaagcctttgaatttgtagaaaatCCTTCTCGAAAAGCCAGAATTgtatctccaatgcgttgtatcacgttcaacacagaaaaattaaattgaatcaatagcttgtagatcaattcaataaaatagtaaattaatcattaaaataatgattaaaacgtaatactcccttgattgaagaataaattctcttgttagcgcagcgtcaagagcgtgctgataacatgttgtaggtataatttgttgaacagttatggaggccatagagagagaaagaaaggtacggcaatagtagagagaagagagagatgtgtaattgtgggtgtgttttattccaccccattgtgcctttatttatagtagtagggagggttaattccttacccctttaggattacaactcgtAATCAATTCCTAATATGAATATAAAAGATATttcaagatatactaggatttacacaattacattcataatctaataggactgcaacatacGTGGTATTGTATGGAATATTTAAGACAATTGATTATACACGAGGGCTTGATACTTGGTTGGGCGAGTTTATGCAGCTGTCCACCTCACCACTGTTGAACATGAAATTGTCTAATTTTCCTTTTATATTCTCCTTTAAGCATGGAACGGCAAGGTGATTGAAAAAATGCCTCATATGTCATGCGAACTTCGTCTTAATCCCAAGAGGAAAATATACTGGATTCGCCATTGTACGTATTGTTTGACTAGCTACCACACGTAGACAATCGCTCGCCCCAAATAGTTAAACATAATATGAGCCAAGCTAACAATGTTTATTAagcttataccattccaatgaAGACGGTATAAATTAACGATCTTATAACAATCCTCTTACTAGTTGTGGATGTGATAAACCATACAAAAAGCATGTGCTAGAGAGGTATTAGTAGGACTTGAAAACCATAATTCCCAAAATTATCAGTATGAAAGATGGTGGGGGAACATAGGTTAAACTAGATGCTGATGGGGTCAGCTGTGGTCTTCCGACTCCTTTGGTACTTTGTGTTGGAGCTTCTGGTTCATCTGATGGAGATGCTGGCTGCAGATCATCAGATGTTCCAGATTCTGGTGCAGGACCTGCTGCAACCGCCATAGAATCTGCCCATCAATTCCAATAGATTAACGTTAGTATTAGCCTTCAGAAAGAGACTTAAAACTTTCTTTGcaatttgaaggaaaaattagCTAGTAATCAATAATTATTACCTCCTGGACTTAGAGGTGAAGAAGCTGTTGGTGGGGGTGTTGGCCCTAGTAACCCAGAACCTGCCAGTTCAAGTACTAGTTAACACATTGGCACATCGCGAAATGACCCGTTTGGTGGCCGGGATTGGACTATAGAGTCTCACCCAATCCAGACGGGATGTGTAAGTCACAAATGTCGGACTGTTGCCCAATTTAATAAGTCCAGTCTTAACATGTACAAGTTAACCGAACAAAGGACACGACAAATAGGCCATTTTAATTGATTAGTCGTGTATTGTCTCAGCCACCTAACAAGGCCTAAATTTTTACATTCTTAGATTAACATGAATTCTAACATACCTGGAGCAGCTAAAGGACTACCAGAGGCTGCAAATTAAGAAGAAATATCGCAAAATTAGATTTCTTATACAAGTCGTCACTTATATAACACATTCTTAGAAAAATCTTAAAATTATGTGAGTACGTACCTTTGCATTGCAGTGGGACGGCTCCCATCCCACAAACTTGAGGAAGAGAAAGCGCAAGGGTTTGGTTAATGGGCAGTTGGAAAGGGACACCGCCGGTTATAAGAAGACAAGCGCAGTCCGTGCCCGTGCCCATTATTGACTTTAACGAATTGCAACATCCGGCTGTCGGTGGTGCGCCGCTGCTTGTACTCCCGGTGATGAAATTTACGCATGGAGTGATGCTGCTTATCATTGAGGTTGTGCATGGTGTACTAATCTGCCCATTAACCCATCTTAGTGAAATGATAAGGAGGGTAATTGGGATTAGACTCAATCGAAAGTCCTTGAATGAGTCCATGAGTTTGTCTTCAATGGAAGGCTCTGGGAATTGAAATACTGGGATTTAGAACTTAGTTGGGTTTGGCTCAAGTTGAGGAGGTAGTTTATATATAGCTGATGAAATGGAGaggttttgaatgaaaaaataaaaaggagtcGTTTTGAAGTGGGTTTTGGAGTTCAACAACTTCAACTAATCTTTTCATATACTTGGGACGAATCCCTTAATTATAGCATAGTTCTACATAGTGAGAAGGATGTTCAATAGTGTGTGTGACTAGGTATAAGGTCAGGTGAGACCAAAATATAAATAGATTTTACAGCATTGTGAAAAACGTATAGTAAATGACATGGTCGAAAACTCTTATTGGAGTTTTTATAGTaaacttttgacttggttacTTAATGTAAATCCTTTAACACAGTGAGGATGGAGAACCTTGGGTGCAATGGTACACTAATTTAACAACTTGAGCTGCTTTTAGTGTAGGAATTAGTACTTTTAACAACTCGAGTTACAAGCCATTTGTCAAATGTTTGATGCTTTGCTTACATAAATTTGATTCACTTATATGTAGGATAATcttatttacatacttatttttacttctcatacacacCTCTCAATTTTCAAACGtcaaatcaaatgaattgaagatcattagaaaaaaattaacaagagtgtgTGGAAAGTAATaaaagggtgtgtgaatatcattACCCCAATTATATAGGGTGACACACAAGTTACTGGGCGGGTCCAAAATCTAAAGTAGGTAATCTGATTTTAGAGCATATAATTGGTTCAAATAATGACAGTTTCTTATCTTAATTTATTGAAAAGCTCTTTTTAGTTGCCAACAACATCAATTCAGTTGAGGTTTGGCCACCCAAATACACCAATCTTATTGTCTCTACAAAAAGAAAGTTCCCTATATAAATCCCATATCATCCCTTTTCTGTCCTCACTCAAACCCCAAATCACAAATATGCAAATTACACATATCTTTTGAAAGTTTAATCACCAAGTCCATCTCCTCGTTATTTTCAAACAAGTCCACTTGACCATGGCATTCAAAGGAATTGAGATGGTTCTAGCCCTGGTCCTTGGGTCCATGCTATTGGGTGGAGTCATGGCTCAGTTAAGCTGCACCAGCACAATCACAAGCCTGGTTCCATGCCTCAACTTCGTTACTGGAAACACATCAAACCCTTCATCTTCTTGCTGCTCACAGCTCTCTAATGTTGTCCAGTCATCACCTCAGTGCCTTTGCTCTTTGGTCAACGGTGCCAGCTCATTGGGCATCACCATAAACCAAACACttgctttgtcattgcccaGGGCTTGCAAAGTGCAAACTCCTCCCCCTAGCCAATGTAAAGGTAAGTTGAAATTATTTTAGAGTAGTGATTTTCGCAGTTTCAGTTTATCTCATTGCACTCGACAATGTATCtagataataaataaatataaaatatttaaattgaagTGTTAGAAGTTAAACTATGAATGCCAAAATAGCTTATATTATTCAGGTattgatgaagaaagttgaggttctatcATAAATCAATTGGTAATTGGAGAGTACGatcaattacttataagcacatgcaatgtCTCTCCTCCTATCAGTGTGTGCTCATTCTCAACAATTGACCCAACAATAAGGTATTTTATACTAATAAGCTGGAACTGATTTGATTAAAGCAGGTGCCAATGGACCTTCAACTTCATCATCAACTCCTCCAGCAAGTTCCCCAGCAGCTTCCTCCAATGAAACACCTTCAGAAGCTTCTACTCCTGAAGCGTCCATTTCGCCATTGGCCTCGGACATTCCTTCATCTTCAGGTATAAGATATTATTCCATATCAACTACAGTGACATGCATCGTGAAATGTTGTCTTCTCAAATAGTCTAACATATTATATTGTCACATTGTCAACTTAGATCCGAAATACTAACATGACATGTATTAATGCAGGAGGAGGTTCGAAAACAGTCCCATCCACAAACGGTAACACATCCGACGGAAGCACCAGCAGAGCACCTCTTCATTTTGTGCTCTTTCTCGTTTTTGTTATGTCATGTGCTTCTTCGCTCGCCAAATTCTGAGTCTTCTTCTCTGTAGAGGTTTGGAGCATGTGATCTAGTTCTCCAATGTTTCACtacattttcttttcatttcattcactgttctaaaaattcccACCTAAGCGCTAGGCGGTTGGCCACCGCCCcaattaatgcctaggcgtttgaaaattatagAAGGGGCCTAGACCTGctgaggcgcccgcctagaccgcctaggttgcaactcacttagacaaaaaatagataactttcattttgcatcttatttttttcaataaattgtaagagacttgttgaatacttaaatgaatacACATTATATGcatgttccccatgttttcattatgttccaatacttcctaatatatatgatattctattttgtagtttataagaaaattatatatatatatatatatatatatatatatatattaagtataaacagacacttatttacacgaaatataatagatttacttaaatccgtctagccgcctaggcgttaGGCCCCAACTCACCGcccaactagcgcctagcgtcttttagaaccttgatttcATATGATCAGTGCTCTTCTTAGAGACgagcattttaatttttctctCTTGAATCTTAGAGAAGGAGATGCCTATTCGTACTTGTACTGTGTGTTTCTCTTTACATCATTTGTTTGTACTTTTAACatttgataatgaattttttattttaagattGCAAATAAAGGCTACAAAATTACGTTCTACATAGACCAGAATAATTTAGAATACCTTTTTGTAGTAAAaagatgaaaaatgaaaatacgAAATAAAAAAGTGTAACCACACATGAAGTATTGGATCACTAATAATGTTAGATAACTAGTTGATTTAACGCTACTCAATTTTTCATTTGTTGAACTTCGATTCTCTACGCAATAAATCCCAACCCTCTTTAGGGACCAAAGCTTTGATTTTGGTCACCCATTTGGGCCATTTAAAATGATATGATGTTCTAGAAGATAACTATTTATGTGCGGATTCAACAAAGTCTTATGTTTTCTTGATCAAAGAGTATATAATTCACTCAAAAAAAAGAGTATATAAGATTCTATTCCCATGGTCCAGTTAGCATCTGCACAggttctttgctttcatggaaAATGAAATCCATTGGCTTTTTTTGCCTCCTCTCATTTCGTCAGACAACGATGTGCGGGTTTATATGTGAGTTTTCAACACTTTCGAATATCCCATGAGAAGTAGTTTTTCGCcacaaaccccccccccccccctcttccttttcttattcttcttgcCGTCGTCGACTTTGAGCTTTAGGAGGCCACATAATCCCACAGCACACCAAACTTAATCAGGGAGGTTGGCCTGCCTTCACTGGACGGTAGCATTAAGCATCATACACGTGGGTTATCCAAAGACATTTTTTATACACGTTTTTATGAGACTCACTacgtaatgtatttcaacgatctaaTCGTCTATTTATTAGGTATTCTCTCAAATATAACCTCTACCAAAATCACCCAAATCCGAAGTCATATATCCGTTGGACtaaatttattgtttttgtGTAAAATCGTACTAGtctattttttttcactaaaCATGAATGGCTTAATGATTTTAgatttgtttaatattttttttttttacaatgatTATCTATGAAAgatgaattaaaatataaacGGTTCAGTTCGTTTAACCACATTACAAAACAAACCTTACAAAATGTGTGTAAAGGACCGGTGTCCCATCTTCCTCACCcccacatacatacatatagtcaaagaaaaagaaaagctaaGCAACGTACACGAATGATGTGATAAAAGAGTCCCGATTCTtgctggatcctctttgtgaggatctcggtGATCTGTAAATCGTatccattcatcgtatatcgtacggttaaaatttattttaaatatttttatttaaaaataaacataaacagtatttgacaaaaactaaccgcacgatgtacgatgaacggacacaatTCACGGATCTCCAAGATCCTCTATTGGCTGATAAAATAATTAGACATgctttaaaatattataaaagcTAAATCAAACTGGAGAAAAGAAACATAGAACTAGGTAACTCTATTAATTAAATTATCATAGTCCCaatcttatattttttttatttgatttaaacgATGATATATATACACGAATGAAGTTGATATTTACATTTATTGAGGGCTATAGAGGTTAAGTCACACAATATGCTAGTCAATAAATTGATAACGAGTTCATCATTTGCAATAGTTAAATAtaaaacttctcacttacagAGTAAAATAATACTACTATAGAACGGAGTTATAAATAATCCCTTCTAAATTTTTAGGTTAACTAATAATAAAACGTGTTACAAAGTAGGAAAGTTGGTGGCCAAAGAAAACCCAGCTGCCTCTCTTTCCTTCACAATCTCCCCCTTTATACATACAAATCCCAAGCCCCCCTTCTTACACTAAACCCAGATAAACTCATCATCGAAACCCCTCTTTATTTTCTCAAATTTCACAGAAATATTTACTTAATTTCACTTGCAAATGGCATTTAGGAGGAGGATTAATGAATTAATGGTGCTAACTTTGGTCTTTTTTATGGCTTTGTGGGAAGGAGGCAGAGTTGTTGCTCAATCTTCAAGTTGCACCAAAGTGATAATTAGCATGTCCCCATGCCTTGATTATGTAACAGGAAACTCATCATCCCCATCTTCCTCATGCTGCTCACAGTTTGCCAATGTAGTCAGCTCTCAGCCACAGTGCCTCTGTGAGGTCCTCAATGGAGGTGCTTCTTCACTTGGTGTGACTATCAATCAGACTCAGGCCTTGGCTCTCCCCTCTGCCTGCAATGTCCAAACTCCGCCGGTTAGCCGCTGCAACGGTATATAGAATGAAGTGTTATTGTcgtcagaaaaaaaaagaagatcatTTTGTACTCCTTTGAATGTCATTTTTCTTTTGAGTACTTCAATTTAGACACACAAAACCGGCCACACTCCTCATATGGTTGTATTAAAAAATGTGTCAGCAGTGTTTTCACTTTCATGCATCTAAATAACATTATTATTCTGGTTTATGTTTCTATAACACAGGAGTGCAAGATGATAAATCTTCGTGCTTGTCTAGGGTTTAGGAAACTTTATTGGTTGACTTTTAATCATGATTTTGCAGGGTCTTCCGCTCCAGCAGCTTCTCCTTCGCCATCAACTGACGTGGGGTCTTCAGATGCAAATTCTAACAAGTTGGCATTTTCTCTGCTGTTCTTCTTGCTCTTCGTTGTATCATATGCCTCAACATCCACAGCCAATTTCTAAGCTCTTATGCCATGGATGTATCTAGCTAGATTACTCCTTGAACTATAGGGTGCCATATTGCTGTTCCAATTTTTGCAAATTGTAAGCTTTTGGTGTTCCTGTAGGGTTACGAGACATTATTATATATTTCTCGAGAGTTAAGGATGGGATTGGCTATCTTCATATTAGTAATAAGTATGGTAACGTGATTTCTGGTTGTGTATTGCCTTATGTCTCTCTCTTTTGTCTTAAGCTATTCCGGTTGGTAATTGACTTGGGCTTCGCCGTTTGGCTTGATGGCCTGTTTTGTAATCGGatcattttggtttttgaatGAAGTTCTACTACCGTTTCtgtcaaaaaacataaaaaaaaattgcggtTATATAATTTATTGCTTCTCGTCCGAGATGATTGATTATCttgaagaaaattgagattCTATCATGCAAAAACTTATAAAAGGTTGTGCTACTttttatattgccaattggtttatGGTGTAACCTCCATCTCTTGGTGGTATCAGAAGAGGTTGCCCCATATGTGAAGCCTAATAGTCACACGTGCTCCACGTTATTCCATTTGTGTTGTCTACATGTTAAGtttgaaaattcgtcacatgTGAACCATGCATGGTTTGATCTCTCACCGATGTGAGACCCCTTAATTGTAAGCCCTTGCATGGTTTGGTCCCTCATCAATGTGGGACTTTGTCCTCACATTTTCACATATCAACCTCAcgtgtgacgaattttcaagcctaacacgtggacaacataAACAGGTGACGTAAAGCACGTGTAGCCTTTGAGCTTCACATGTGGCAAACTTGCTACCATAAAGAAAGTTGAAATTTTACCATAAAAccatttgacaaaataaaaaataactaaCCTCTTATAAATCCTTACATGAGTTGGTACTTCACTCACATATTATCTccttattgaattgaaataaaacagcCACTGAGTTTGCTACTTTTCCATGGACGATACAAACCAAGTACAGGAATCATTGCTTGtaccaaaacaacaaaacagaTTAATTAACTTGTCACCACTAAAACGGTGGTACTCCGAAGAAGCCTCCAAATGAAGTCAAATCTCGATTTCAACAATATgaacatatataattatatacgaTGAAGCTGAAAGAACAACCATATcaacaacaaaatcatgagCTTTGACCAAACCGTGTTCCTTAAgtaaattaatccaaaattaaaatataaaaatgttcTTGTATAAAAGAACTTTTCGTAAAAGCACTTTTGTAGGTCTGTCAAATTGCTTCATTTACACGCAGCACACATACCGCCACCGTGCCCCCTATGCCAAGGAAGGAAGGCTCTATTCTGGAGTCAAAACATCAATGCATCTAACCTTCCACACGGCAAGGTATATTGCTATAGGTACCATTTTTTctaattaatatattggaagaaaaGTCCTACAAATTACTCATTCTGCAGAATGTATGGAATATGCCTCCACAAAAGATCACATAAAATTCGGAAATATTTTGGAAAGGACAGAAAAAGATGCTAAATCTCAATTTAAAACAATGGACATGCCAACTAAAAATATGATTCATTAAGATAtgtcattttttgtttattaaaaatataactACAATGTAACACGAATTCTTCGATATAAAAATATaagaatgataaaaaaaaaacca
Encoded proteins:
- the LOC103448983 gene encoding non-specific lipid transfer protein GPI-anchored 16-like; translation: MDSFKDFRLSLIPITLLIISLRWVNGQISTPCTTSMISSITPCVNFITGSTSSGAPPTAGCCNSLKSIMGTGTDCACLLITGGVPFQLPINQTLALSLPQVCGMGAVPLQCKASGSPLAAPGSGLLGPTPPPTASSPLSPGDSMAVAAGPAPESGTSDDLQPASPSDEPEAPTQSTKGVGRPQLTPSASSLTYVPPPSFILIILGIMVFKSY
- the LOC114819680 gene encoding non-specific lipid transfer protein GPI-anchored 15-like; the protein is MAFKGIEMVLALVLGSMLLGGVMAQLSCTSTITSLVPCLNFVTGNTSNPSSSCCSQLSNVVQSSPQCLCSLVNGASSLGITINQTLALSLPRACKVQTPPPSQCKGANGPSTSSSTPPASSPAASSNETPSEASTPEASISPLASDIPSSSGGGSKTVPSTNGNTSDGSTSRAPLHFVLFLVFVMSCASSLAKF
- the LOC103448981 gene encoding non-specific lipid transfer protein GPI-anchored 5-like; this encodes MSPCLDYVTGNSSSPSSSCCSQFANVVSSQPQCLCEVLNGGASSLGVTINQTQALALPSACNVQTPPVSRCNGSSAPAASPSPSTDVGSSDANSNKLAFSLLFFLLFVEFLHREENCFAYVALKLVVLRCCPRVATVSSEGSTETDEL